In Glycine soja cultivar W05 chromosome 10, ASM419377v2, whole genome shotgun sequence, the genomic stretch atttttcttcaatcaaaaaactatgatttttactatttttttcttcaaattatctcactttattttaatctatttcaTCTATCATCTTTttgtcaatcaaaatatatactattttgCTTGAGAGGTAAAAGGGGAAGAATATTTAAATTCTTTGAAATTAATATTCATCATGTACTATGTTATGTTCtatgcaacattttttttaatagagaatgcaagtttaaaaaaataacaatttatacattaGTGAAAATATAGACATTGTTACACATGTGTATTTACatttctattatatataaattaaaaataaaaaatacaaacatgatcatatatttattttattgttagaaaaataattcttatatttcttaaaaaaacacatttcaatttttttcgaataaaaataaaattaaagaaagtaatGGGATAGtaagattttaaaaacaaaaaaaaaatggcaatataagttttaaaaaataacaatttttatcaagataaataaatatattagataacAAGTATAAGAGTTACCTAGCTCACacacattatatataaaaaatatgtatttatctCCTAATATGTTTATTCTATACCTAAAAATCAATCGGGATTCAAATCTTGAATCATTATGTTAAGAAACTTAAGTCACTATCACTTACTACTTGTATCAATTATTGTTGGTAatttacatgtaatttttaaaaattcatcacTGAAATTTTAGTGATACTAGTATTAATGACAAAAATTATTgttagtaataatttttttttatcactaatgCAATAATTTCTTATTACATATTTTTCATGGGAAGTAATGTTGTTTGAtcaagtaaaattatttattatgaaagataaagttcttgtaaatatttaaaacaattgCTTAGTATAACATTAACTCTAGTTTTTATTGTCTATCAGTTAattcttctttatgtataataacaacaacgaagttttaacataaaatttatatagacTACTCAAACTCATTATTAGGTCCACTTTATTGGATTATCTATCATCTATCAGTCAATCCTAACGCACACATATGCTCCAAAACGTGTTTGTTTAGTTGATGATATAGTTGTTTGTTAAAAAGTATCAAGCCAATAATTATCGCCGACATTAATAATTTGCTGCACACATGAGGAAAAAGtagtatttgaaattttaatttgaattatcatCCTAAAAGCAGAAAAGGTCTTAAGTGAAATATTGGGGGTGATTCCCAAGCTGGCTGTGGAGCAGTGCAAGGCTGGTGGGGGAAGCTTAAAGATAAGAGAAATCAATCACATATATCCTATCATATCAAGAATATGGGACATGACTAGCTAAAAGGAACATATATCTAAGTGTATTCCTCTCTCATATATCTTTGTGGTGTAAGCATTTGGAGGATTGCTTTTTGGAGCATTTGAAACGATACAGTACTACTATGGAGCAAGATTGGAATGATAGTTGCTAGCTATGCAATACTATCATTCATattcattcatccattccaaatcaaatttaataatacGCACACACAACCTTTAGAGAAACGCCAAGCTCGTAGATTACAATATTTTCATGAAAAGGAGAGACTCCTATGAAGTTCGAGGCCTCATGCACATGCTTCCCTCCTTCCATGAAATTTTAACCACTTCTAAAGTGGGGTAAGTGGGGTACAACGTGAATTTTCAAACCAAGGAATTCATATGTAGAGTCACAAATtaaagtagtagtagtagtgcatgtatatatatttttgtggtcGACTTGGGATCGACTTAAATAACACCTAGAAAAAGTCATTATCAATTCATCAAAGAAGACTATTAAGCCGTACCTAATTAATTTGGTATCCTTTATCATTATTCATTATCATGCATGTTAAAGTACATAATTAGGATTATGTATGCTTCAATAATTTCTTAGCCCTCCACATACCAATGAAGTAAACCAAATCACACTAACTTTGTAGATTCACATGCCCTTCCAATCAAAGTACAAGAAGGTGAAACGATCGTGCTACTTTGCTATAAGATAATTTGATCGTGTTCTGAAGCTAATGGTCCAAACTGAAGGACTATATATTAGCTTGATATTGTAGTACTATTTGTAGCtagaatttctttttctttgatcgTATTGAAGCAATATCTAATTTTATTGCAATGGGATTTAACGAGCCTCTTACACTATTGgtaataataaactaataataatgaGTTATAAGattttgtattatatatttgtatattgTAGATTATTTAGTTAAAGGTTTCTAAAAGTGGGTTAGGGAgagttttgtttttgtatttggtTGGAAGGTAGAAAGCAAGTATGGAAGTTAATGAACAAATAAAGTTGGCCAACGTGGGACTGACACATGGCACCCCCCGTGGTGTGAAAATTGGGTTGGCAGAATGGGCTTTGTGGGCCTAAATAAACAACCCTACAACTCGCATACCAATTATTTTGGGGCCTACCACACTTGCGTCACATCCTCACATGAGCCTCTTAGAGCAAGTTGATTCTAGGTAGATTTATTATTTGAGTAACAAAATgtgattatttgataaaaattgagGTTTTTCTGACCTGACCATGCtcctattttcataaattttttaataagtaataataagagaaaaataagaaattaaaattaaataagttatttcTATAAGTTAAAATTCACTGATGTACAagctaatttataaaatatctcTCAATTAGCTTTTCTAAGAGCTGATTTTAACATatgcatgaattaattttaacttatgaaaaaattaattaatttcatctttatattttatttttctgcaaGTGCTTATTGAAaacatttattcaaataaagCCTATACTACACCACGTAACAAGAAGATGGAATCTAAATTTCTCTTCTCTATTTCAGCTCACTTTGAATTATCCACATCATCAACTTAATTTCTGCCTGCCAACTAATCAACAAATTgcattagagttttttttttcttcatgttttaaacttattttacttTACCAACATTACAGTAGTTCAACTGAATTTTGAACTCAAATCTTTTAAGTAATATTTCGTATTTGAGTttagtgaataaaaaaaatattattagagacACTTTCATTAAGGTGATCAACTAGATATTTTAGTAGAAATTATTCATAAGAAAACTAGAAGATATTTTAAAcctataatatgataaaaaaaacttatttcacttttttttgaATCTCATATAACtagatattaatatttttataatcatcataattagaatttttagcTTCCCAATAGGACTTTGAGGCATATTAATGATTCATTATTGTTATTCtctcttcattttatttatttgtcagCCTCGGATGCTTTTTAATTTGGTCTTTTAGATTTATTTGTGTTAATCATatttatcttttcctttttccattCATATCATTatgaatataattgtttttaaaaaacatttttttattcagtttATGTCATttcagaaatatattttaaatttattatttagcttGTTCAATTTTATATGCGTTCCTTATCAAAAGAATCTCATAATAAATCTTGCCTAAAGGGCAGTGATAAGAATTTTGGAAAACCCTCGTTACTAAAGTTAGCCAATATAATTAGAGAATTCAAAACTTCATAAAGCACACACCAGAATTCCTTATTTTCAATGTGGAACTCTGTAGTAAACCCTGCCTAAGAGACATGAAAAAAAGATTTGACATCTATTGATAAGAACCTTGAGAAATAATATCACAAAAGCTAATCATTGTAGTTAAACAGTTAAAAGCCTTATAAATTCCACACCGATATTCCATACTTTCAATATGAAACCTTTTATTGTTGAGACAACTGCAAATTCTGTAATTGAATCCTAATACATAACATTAGTCATTACAGTTTAGTGGTTAGTTATCCTTATCCTTGCAAATTGACCCTTCTGTTTTTTGTGGTTTAAACAACGACCCCTGTCCACCCCAATTCTCAGTAAGAAGATCGTTATTGATTATTGCCGGTATGTAACAGATGTCATGCTGGGACATTGAGTGCATCAAAATCCCATGCCTCTATCTGCGTCGCAATTGCtacctaattaattattttgcacaccgcgaaaaaaaattatatatataagcccTTTGTTGTGATGATGAAAGAAAACTTTCCAAGGATAGAATAAATTCTCACCAAATTATATGCTAATCTTAGCACAATATTTTATGCATAACTTAATATGATCTAATATAATAATGTCACATTCTATAATGTCATAAAATATTcacttaccaaaaaaaaaaaaaacaagtgacaTGATaacaagaaagagaaaaacGCATTAACTCTCCACTTCATTCACAAGCACTTCTCGTttccaattatttatttatttaatagcaCTGTCTTAGACTCCCTAATAACACTTGAAGTATTTTTATAAGCTTCAATTTATAGTGACTATCGATTAATtcttaatcaaaatttaatcatatttaaaactTTCATTTCATCTTCAACAAAAGTGTATTTTACACAAATCGAACCCTTAGACATGGACCAATATCACAGTCATTTACATGGTTTTCCAAATCTTCTATTTAAGCCCCTCCAACCCCCCTCTCTCCCTTCAATCCAAACTCAAACCTCAAAAAAACcaactctttctctctctctctctcaacttCCAAAACTGCTTCTTTCAAACAATCTTTCTCAGCAAACCCAAAAGGCCAATTAAACTCAGAAAAACAAGTGGGAAAATGGAGAACTTGTTTCGCCTAGTTGACTATGAGGACATGTTCTCAAAACGTTGCATTTGGGTGAACGGTCCAGTTATAGTAGGAGCAGGTCCTTCAGGGCTAGCCACAGCAGCATGCCTGAAACAACAAGGGGTACCCTTCATGGTTCTCGAAAGAGCAGAATGCATAGCTTCCCTATGGCAAAAACGCGCCTACGACAGATTAAAACTCCACCTTCCAAAACAGTTCTGCCAGCTCCCTAACCTTCCATTCCCCAAAGACTTCCCCGAATACCCCACCAAGAAACACTTCATAGACTACCTCGAATCCTATGCTCAAAAATTCGAGATCAACCCACGTTTCAACGAGTGTGTCCAGTGTGCTAGGTACGATGAGACCAGCGGGCTGTGGAGGGTGAAGACCGTTGCCACGTGTGGCGCCGCGAAGAGCGAGTTTGAGTACATTTGCCGGTGGCTCGTGGTGGCCACCGGCGAGAATGCGGAGTGTGTGATCCCTGAGATTGAAGGGCTTGGTGAATTCAAAGGTGATGTTATCCATGCCTGTGAGTACAAGTCTGGAGAAAGCTTCAAGGGGAAGAAAGTAGTTGTTGTTGGTTGTGGCAACTCTGGCATGGAGCTCTCGCTTGACTTGTGTAACCACAATGCTTCTCCTTCCATGGTTGTTCGTAGCTCGGTAAGTTTCTAAcatgtttctttcttttcttttcatataaaGATCTGAATCCTCTGTAGTGAGCAGATGACTTACTTTGAAgtgtttttggtgttgttttcCTAATCAGAATTGAAGTTTCACCTTATTATGCGTGTCATCGAGTGAAACTTCAATTCTGATAGGAAAGTATAGTCAGAAACACTTAACTGCTTATAAGTTTTTTtcctacatttttttaatgtttttaatattagagagagagagagagagagagagaggaatttTGAGGGTGGTGATTAAATGGTGTTGTTCTGTTTTTGGTTGGACAGGTTCATGTGTTGCCTAGAGAGGTGTTTGGGAAGTCAACGTTCGAATTGGCGGTTTTGATGCTGCAATGGGTGCCACTTTGGTTGGTTGACAAGATTCTATTGGTGCTGGCATGGTTGGTGCTGGGTAACATGGAGAGATTCGGGCTCAAAAGGCCTTCGGAGGGTCCATTGTTGCTGAAGAACACAAAGGGGAAGACCCCTGTTTTGGACATTGGTACCTTGGAGAAAATTAGATCCGGTGATATCAAAGTTGTGCCAGAGATTAAGAGGTTCACCAATGGCTGCGTTGAGTTTGTTAATGGTGAAAAGCAAGATGTTGATGCAGTTGTGCTTGCAACCGGGTACCGTAGCAATGTCCCTTCTTGGCTTCAGGTGAGAAATTGTTTCTACTTTCTATTcttacaaagaaagaaaagtgtCCAATGTCTATTGTCTAGTCACTAGTGTCAAtagaaaatagatttttttgtcttatgatcattactattatatatttatattcatggCTATAG encodes the following:
- the LOC114370372 gene encoding probable indole-3-pyruvate monooxygenase YUCCA5, with the translated sequence MENLFRLVDYEDMFSKRCIWVNGPVIVGAGPSGLATAACLKQQGVPFMVLERAECIASLWQKRAYDRLKLHLPKQFCQLPNLPFPKDFPEYPTKKHFIDYLESYAQKFEINPRFNECVQCARYDETSGLWRVKTVATCGAAKSEFEYICRWLVVATGENAECVIPEIEGLGEFKGDVIHACEYKSGESFKGKKVVVVGCGNSGMELSLDLCNHNASPSMVVRSSVHVLPREVFGKSTFELAVLMLQWVPLWLVDKILLVLAWLVLGNMERFGLKRPSEGPLLLKNTKGKTPVLDIGTLEKIRSGDIKVVPEIKRFTNGCVEFVNGEKQDVDAVVLATGYRSNVPSWLQEGEFFSKNGFPKSPFPNGWKGNGGLYAVGFTRRGLSGASSDAMKIAQDIGQVWKQETRQKKQRTNACHRRCISQF